In Phaseolus vulgaris cultivar G19833 chromosome 10, P. vulgaris v2.0, whole genome shotgun sequence, a single genomic region encodes these proteins:
- the LOC137817873 gene encoding uncharacterized protein, giving the protein MSEFKVLFAEGWSINRPPMFSGMNYAFWKIRMKIFMESIDSCIWEVVVHGPYVPMQVVKDEEVEKPRSEWSESEKKKAQYDLVAKNIITLSLTMDEFFIISQCSSAKEMWEVLEVTHEYTKDVKRSRKHSLIQEYELFRMQPEENIADVQIRFTHIVNHLTGLGKVFDKEELNIKVLKCLDRSWQPKVTAISESHDLSKLSTTALFGKLMEHELELKRLKEQETVEKKTKGLALKESAHNDISEEIENVEHDETISLVTKRFSGFLKKKGRDMTQQKRRYPKPNELNSSNYTCFGCGKTGHIKSDCPNTQIKEKPTSKKVERSKGRRAYISWENNEVSSTSSSSTGSEETNLCFMMNDEESISDSISEFSMESDNYDQLLAAFKETHDEANRLAFIYSKLQNVNNFLAPKVKSLEEELHKAKPDLVSLELSCLHASIKTCDNCKMLEKQVEYLLKTLSNLTKGRDNLEALLGSQNVVFNKNGIGYNSGKTNNIKKL; this is encoded by the coding sequence atgtctgagtttaaagtgctttttgctgagggttggtctattaatagaccccCTATGTTCAGTGGGATGAATTATGCATTCTGGAAaataagaatgaaaattttcatggaatctattgactcGTGTATTTGGGAGGTTGTGGTccatggaccttatgtgccaatgcaggttgtcaaagatgaagaagtggaaaaaccaagatctgaatggagtgagagtgaaaagaagaaggctcaatatgatcttgtagccaagaacatcataacttTGTCATTAACAATGGATGAATTCTTCATAATATCTCAATGCAGTTcggctaaggagatgtgggaagtttTGGAAGTTACTCATGAATACACAAAGGATGTGAAGAGATCAAGAAAACACTCACTCATTCAAGAGTATGAACTTTTCAGGATGCAACCTGAAGAGAACATTGCTGATGTACAAATAAGGTTCACCCACATTGTAAATCATCTTACTGGACTGGGAAAGGTGTTTGACAAAGAGGAACTCAATATAAAGGTGTTGAAGTGCCTTGATAGAAGCTGGCAACCCAAAGTGACTGCCATATCAGAAAGTCATGATCTGTCAAAGCTGTCCACtactgcactgtttggaaaattgatggagcatgagctggAGCTCAAAAGGCttaaagaacaagaaactgtggaaaagaaaacaaaaggaCTGGCATTGAAAGAAAGTGCACATAATGATATCAGTGAGGAAATAGAGAATGTTGAACATGATGAAACAATAAGTCTGGTCACCAAAAGATTCAGCGGATTCTTAAAGAAGAAAGGCAGGGATATGACTCAACAGAAAAGGAGGTATCCTAAACCTAATGAATTAAATTCTTCTAACTATAcctgttttggatgtggtaaaacTGGACACATAAAGAGTGATTGTCCAAATACCCAAATAAAGGAGAAACCAACCAGCAAGAAGGTTGAAAGAAGTAAGGGAAGAAGAGCTTACATCTCTTGGGAAAATAATGAAGTGTCTTCAACGAGCAGCTCCTCAACAGGAAGTGAAGAaacaaatttgtgcttcatgatgaatgATGAAGAATCAATATCTGATTCGATTAGTGAGTTTTCTATGGAATCTGAcaactatgatcaattgcttgcagcttttaaagaaactcatgatgaggCAAATAGGCTGGCTTTTATCTATTCTAAACTACAAAATGTGAATAATTTTCTTGCACCTAAGGTAAAatcacttgaggaagaattgcataaagcTAAACCAGATCTTGTAAGCCTTGAATTGTCATGTTTGCATGCCTCTATAAAAACTTGTGATAACTGTAAAATGCTGGAAAAACAAGTTGAGTATTTGCTGAAAACTTTGTCTAATCTCACTAAAGGAAGAGATAATCTTGAGGCTTTACTAGGGtcacagaatgttgtttttaataaaaatggaaTTGGATATAACTCTGGAAAGacaaacaatattaaaaaactatGA